In Leptodesmis sichuanensis A121, the following are encoded in one genomic region:
- a CDS encoding Uma2 family endonuclease, whose product MLPEENNTLPILVLEMVSQTYGQEYHQKFRDYERLGVKYYLIYSHASVRHSSCLN is encoded by the coding sequence GTGCTGCCGGAAGAAAACAACACACTGCCGATTCTGGTCTTAGAAATGGTTTCCCAAACCTACGGGCAGGAGTACCACCAGAAATTTCGCGACTATGAACGACTAGGTGTGAAATACTACCTGATTTACAGTCATGCAAGCGTGCGGCATTCGTCATGTCTTAATTGA
- a CDS encoding M48 family metallopeptidase, translating to MPTYPGISSEAFRHPLDRQAEQALRSVPGFDLVARKFVEFLTERPQYVFQMGNSIQVGPRQYASVYQIFRDCLRDLDIYPEPNLFVSQSPIVNAFALGQEFPFILLNSALLDLVNEAELRSVIAHELGHLKCGHTTLIQMAIWSTQVISGLAERTFGLSLLVSTGLVMAFYEWLRKAELSADRAALLVMDDLSPVVSGMMRVAGGSSRYAHELSLEEFMRQSERYQALDEDGLNQVYKFMLYNTPSAGVFLSHPFTVERVHFLREWAKSEEYHQIRQGNYVRAQAPGAVEVPAQTSEAANASASQTEVDELRRQIDALQQEIDRLKKGG from the coding sequence ATGCCCACCTACCCCGGAATTTCCAGTGAAGCTTTTAGACATCCCCTCGATCGCCAAGCCGAGCAGGCTTTACGCAGTGTCCCTGGGTTTGATCTGGTCGCTCGTAAGTTTGTTGAATTTCTCACTGAACGGCCTCAATATGTCTTTCAAATGGGCAATAGCATTCAGGTTGGCCCACGTCAGTACGCTTCGGTATACCAAATTTTTCGAGATTGTTTGCGCGATCTGGATATCTACCCGGAACCGAATCTGTTTGTATCCCAAAGTCCGATCGTCAATGCATTTGCTCTTGGGCAAGAATTTCCTTTCATCTTGCTAAATTCGGCCTTACTGGATCTGGTGAATGAAGCCGAGCTACGCAGTGTCATCGCTCATGAATTGGGCCATTTGAAGTGTGGACATACGACGCTGATTCAAATGGCGATCTGGTCAACTCAAGTCATTTCCGGGCTGGCTGAACGAACTTTTGGCTTAAGTTTGCTGGTCAGTACCGGATTAGTGATGGCATTTTACGAATGGCTGCGGAAGGCGGAACTATCGGCCGATCGGGCAGCTTTGCTGGTCATGGATGATTTGTCGCCCGTTGTCAGCGGCATGATGCGGGTCGCGGGGGGGAGTTCCCGGTATGCTCATGAATTAAGTCTGGAGGAATTCATGCGGCAGTCTGAGCGCTATCAGGCCCTGGATGAGGATGGACTCAATCAGGTTTACAAATTCATGCTGTATAACACCCCCTCGGCAGGTGTATTCCTATCCCATCCCTTTACGGTGGAGCGAGTTCACTTTTTGCGGGAATGGGCCAAGTCTGAGGAATACCATCAGATTCGCCAGGGAAATTATGTCCGTGCTCAAGCCCCAGGAGCCGTGGAGGTTCCTGCTCAGACATCAGAGGCTGCTAATGCCAGTGCTTCCCAAACCGAGGTAGATGAGTTACGTCGTCAAATTGATGCCTTGCAACAGGAAATCGATCGCCTCAAAAAAGGCGGCTAA